The following are encoded together in the Chaetodon auriga isolate fChaAug3 chromosome 6, fChaAug3.hap1, whole genome shotgun sequence genome:
- the mob2a gene encoding MOB kinase activator 2a isoform X3, with amino-acid sequence MGVLVCCDCFFYRKSKTKPNGKKPPAEEKKQYLELEYTKIRVVDFDLKELVVLPREIDLNEWLASNTTTFFNLINLQYSTISEFCTGDTCQAMTACNTIYYWYDERGKKTKCTAPQYVDFVMSLCQKLVTDEEIFPTKYGKEFPNSFESLVKKICRYLFHVLAHLYWAHFKETVALDLQGHLNTLYAHFIVFVREFNLVDPKETCIMDDLSEILCTPAPLPAPAPSTPASAPSPSSQNHVTER; translated from the exons ATGGGGGTTCTGGTGTGCTGCGACTGCTTCTTCTATCG GAAGTCGAAGACGAAGCCAAATGGAAAGAAGCCTCCAGCAGAAGAGAAGAAGCAGTACTTGGAGCTCGAGTACACGAAAATCCGCGTGGTGGACTTTGACCTCAAGGAGCTGGTGGTGCTTCCCAGAGAGATAGACCTCAACGAATGGCTAGCCAGCAACA CAACGACATTCTTCAATCTTATCAACCTGCAGTACAGCACCATCTCAGAGTTCTGCACTGGGGACACCTGTCAAGCCATGACGGCCTGCAACAC AATATACTACTGGTATGACGAGAGGGGGAAGAAGACGAAGTGCACTGCTCCACAATATGTCGACTTTGTAATGAGTCTTTGTCAGAAACTGGTCACAGATGAGGAAATCTTTCCCACAAAATacg GCAAAGAGTTCCCTAACTCCTTTGAGTCCTTGGTAAAGAAGATCTGCCGGTACCTGTTCCACGTGCTGGCTCACCTCTACTGGGCGCACTTTAAAGAGACGGTGGCTCTGGACCTGCAGGGCCACTTGAACACTCTGTATGCACATTTCATCGTTTTCGTAAGGGAATTCAACCTGGTCGACCCCAAGGAGACCTGTATCATGGACGACCTGTCCGAAATCCTCTGCACCCCCGCCCCGCTGCCCGCCCCAGCCCCCTCCACCCCAGCCTCAGCGCCCTCCCCCTCTTCACAAAACCACGTGACGGAGAGATGA
- the mob2a gene encoding MOB kinase activator 2a isoform X4, whose protein sequence is MDWLMGKSKTKPNGKKPPAEEKKQYLELEYTKIRVVDFDLKELVVLPREIDLNEWLASNTTTFFNLINLQYSTISEFCTGDTCQAMTACNTIYYWYDERGKKTKCTAPQYVDFVMSLCQKLVTDEEIFPTKYGKEFPNSFESLVKKICRYLFHVLAHLYWAHFKETVALDLQGHLNTLYAHFIVFVREFNLVDPKETCIMDDLSEILCTPAPLPAPAPSTPASAPSPSSQNHVTER, encoded by the exons GAAGTCGAAGACGAAGCCAAATGGAAAGAAGCCTCCAGCAGAAGAGAAGAAGCAGTACTTGGAGCTCGAGTACACGAAAATCCGCGTGGTGGACTTTGACCTCAAGGAGCTGGTGGTGCTTCCCAGAGAGATAGACCTCAACGAATGGCTAGCCAGCAACA CAACGACATTCTTCAATCTTATCAACCTGCAGTACAGCACCATCTCAGAGTTCTGCACTGGGGACACCTGTCAAGCCATGACGGCCTGCAACAC AATATACTACTGGTATGACGAGAGGGGGAAGAAGACGAAGTGCACTGCTCCACAATATGTCGACTTTGTAATGAGTCTTTGTCAGAAACTGGTCACAGATGAGGAAATCTTTCCCACAAAATacg GCAAAGAGTTCCCTAACTCCTTTGAGTCCTTGGTAAAGAAGATCTGCCGGTACCTGTTCCACGTGCTGGCTCACCTCTACTGGGCGCACTTTAAAGAGACGGTGGCTCTGGACCTGCAGGGCCACTTGAACACTCTGTATGCACATTTCATCGTTTTCGTAAGGGAATTCAACCTGGTCGACCCCAAGGAGACCTGTATCATGGACGACCTGTCCGAAATCCTCTGCACCCCCGCCCCGCTGCCCGCCCCAGCCCCCTCCACCCCAGCCTCAGCGCCCTCCCCCTCTTCACAAAACCACGTGACGGAGAGATGA
- the mob2a gene encoding MOB kinase activator 2a isoform X1 encodes MLGDYCSFSLDKSDMHSQRNSKNGLSCKMVLQAVGKVLRKSKTKPNGKKPPAEEKKQYLELEYTKIRVVDFDLKELVVLPREIDLNEWLASNTTTFFNLINLQYSTISEFCTGDTCQAMTACNTIYYWYDERGKKTKCTAPQYVDFVMSLCQKLVTDEEIFPTKYGKEFPNSFESLVKKICRYLFHVLAHLYWAHFKETVALDLQGHLNTLYAHFIVFVREFNLVDPKETCIMDDLSEILCTPAPLPAPAPSTPASAPSPSSQNHVTER; translated from the exons ATGCTCGGAGATTATTGCTCCTTTTCTCTAGACAAGTCGGACATGCACTCTCAGAGGAACTCCAAAAACGGACTAAGTTGCAAAATGGTGCTTCAGGCAGTCGGGAAAGTACTGAG GAAGTCGAAGACGAAGCCAAATGGAAAGAAGCCTCCAGCAGAAGAGAAGAAGCAGTACTTGGAGCTCGAGTACACGAAAATCCGCGTGGTGGACTTTGACCTCAAGGAGCTGGTGGTGCTTCCCAGAGAGATAGACCTCAACGAATGGCTAGCCAGCAACA CAACGACATTCTTCAATCTTATCAACCTGCAGTACAGCACCATCTCAGAGTTCTGCACTGGGGACACCTGTCAAGCCATGACGGCCTGCAACAC AATATACTACTGGTATGACGAGAGGGGGAAGAAGACGAAGTGCACTGCTCCACAATATGTCGACTTTGTAATGAGTCTTTGTCAGAAACTGGTCACAGATGAGGAAATCTTTCCCACAAAATacg GCAAAGAGTTCCCTAACTCCTTTGAGTCCTTGGTAAAGAAGATCTGCCGGTACCTGTTCCACGTGCTGGCTCACCTCTACTGGGCGCACTTTAAAGAGACGGTGGCTCTGGACCTGCAGGGCCACTTGAACACTCTGTATGCACATTTCATCGTTTTCGTAAGGGAATTCAACCTGGTCGACCCCAAGGAGACCTGTATCATGGACGACCTGTCCGAAATCCTCTGCACCCCCGCCCCGCTGCCCGCCCCAGCCCCCTCCACCCCAGCCTCAGCGCCCTCCCCCTCTTCACAAAACCACGTGACGGAGAGATGA
- the mob2a gene encoding MOB kinase activator 2a isoform X2: MRFKRNGSYTLNRKSKTKPNGKKPPAEEKKQYLELEYTKIRVVDFDLKELVVLPREIDLNEWLASNTTTFFNLINLQYSTISEFCTGDTCQAMTACNTIYYWYDERGKKTKCTAPQYVDFVMSLCQKLVTDEEIFPTKYGKEFPNSFESLVKKICRYLFHVLAHLYWAHFKETVALDLQGHLNTLYAHFIVFVREFNLVDPKETCIMDDLSEILCTPAPLPAPAPSTPASAPSPSSQNHVTER, translated from the exons GAAGTCGAAGACGAAGCCAAATGGAAAGAAGCCTCCAGCAGAAGAGAAGAAGCAGTACTTGGAGCTCGAGTACACGAAAATCCGCGTGGTGGACTTTGACCTCAAGGAGCTGGTGGTGCTTCCCAGAGAGATAGACCTCAACGAATGGCTAGCCAGCAACA CAACGACATTCTTCAATCTTATCAACCTGCAGTACAGCACCATCTCAGAGTTCTGCACTGGGGACACCTGTCAAGCCATGACGGCCTGCAACAC AATATACTACTGGTATGACGAGAGGGGGAAGAAGACGAAGTGCACTGCTCCACAATATGTCGACTTTGTAATGAGTCTTTGTCAGAAACTGGTCACAGATGAGGAAATCTTTCCCACAAAATacg GCAAAGAGTTCCCTAACTCCTTTGAGTCCTTGGTAAAGAAGATCTGCCGGTACCTGTTCCACGTGCTGGCTCACCTCTACTGGGCGCACTTTAAAGAGACGGTGGCTCTGGACCTGCAGGGCCACTTGAACACTCTGTATGCACATTTCATCGTTTTCGTAAGGGAATTCAACCTGGTCGACCCCAAGGAGACCTGTATCATGGACGACCTGTCCGAAATCCTCTGCACCCCCGCCCCGCTGCCCGCCCCAGCCCCCTCCACCCCAGCCTCAGCGCCCTCCCCCTCTTCACAAAACCACGTGACGGAGAGATGA
- the kcnj11 gene encoding ATP-sensitive inward rectifier potassium channel 11, with the protein MLSRKGLIPEDYLLTRLVEDVLQPKFKAKPRKARFVAKNGTCNVAHTNIREQGRFLQDVFTTLVDLKWLHTLIIFTMSFLCSWLLFGMIWWLIAFAHGDLDQRGDTFVPCVTSIHSFSSAFLFSIEVQVTIGFGGRMVTEECVSAIIVLIVQNIVGLVINAIMLGCIFMKTAQANRRAETLIFSKHAVISIRNNKLCFMIRIGDLRKSMIISATVRMQVVRKTTTEEGEVVPLDQIDIHMDNPVGTNGVFLVSPLIICHVIDKDSPLYQLSASDLQHEDIEVIVVLEGVVETTGITTQARTSYVSEEILWGQRFVPTVSEEDGMYAVDYSKFGNTVKVPTPCCSAKKLDEAGGIARFKLDEGVTLRTSVRRRRGTTVVRRSRMESK; encoded by the coding sequence ATGTTGTCCAGGAAAGGACTCATCCCGGAGGATTACCTGCTGACACGTTTGGTTGAGGATGTCCTGCAGCCCAAATTCAAGGCGAAACCGAGGAAAGCTCGGTTCGTCGCCAAGAACGGCACCTGCAATGTAGCGCACACCAACATTCGAGAACAGGGCCGCTTCTTGCAGGACGTGTTCACAACGCTCGTGGATTTAAAATGGCTCCACACGCTCATCATTTTCACCATGTCCTTCCTGTGCAGCTGGCTCCTCTTCGGGATGATCTGGTGGCTCATTGCCTTTGCGCACGGTGACTTggaccagagaggagacacCTTTGTCCCGTGCGTAACGAGCATCCACTCCTTCTCCTCCGCTTTCCTTTTCTCCATTGAGGTTCAGGTGACCATCGGCTTCGGCGGCCGGATGGTGACGGAGGAGTGCGTCTCCGCCATCATCGTCTTGATTGTGCAGAACATCGTCGGACTGGTCATTAACGCCATCATGCTCGGCTGCATCTTCATGAAAACTGCGCAGGCCAACCGACGCGCAGAGACACTCATTTTCAGCAAGCACGCCGTCATCTCCATCCGAAACAACAAGCTGTGCTTCATGATCCGCATCGGGGACCTGAGGAAAAGCATGATCATCAGCGCCACCGTGCGGATGCAGGTGGTGAGGAAAACCACCACCGAGGAGGGCGAGGTGGTGCCTCTGGACCAGATCGACATCCACATGGATAACCCGGTGGGTACCAATGGCGTTTTCCTGGTGTCCCCCCTCATCATCTGCCACGTGATCGACAAGGACAGCCCCCTGTATCAGCTGTCAGCCTCGGACCTGCAGCACGAAGACATCGAGGTGATCGTGGTGCTGGAGGGGGTGGTGGAGACCACGGGCATCACCACGCAGGCCAGGACGTCCTACGTGTCGGAGGAGATCCTGTGGGGGCAGCGCTTCGTGCCCACAGTGTCCGAGGAGGACGGCATGTACGCGGTGGACTACTCCAAGTTCGGTAACACCGTGAAGGTCCCGACACCGTGCTGCAGCGCCAAGAAACTGGACGAGGCGGGCGGCATCGCTCGCTTTAAACTGGACGAGGGCGTCACCTTGCGGACGTCTGTGAGAAGGCGGCGAGGCACCACGGTGGTCCGCAGGTCCAGGATGGAGAGCAAGTAA